Within the Bombus vancouverensis nearcticus chromosome 10, iyBomVanc1_principal, whole genome shotgun sequence genome, the region CCGGGCTGTAACTATAGCTGGTTCGATATTGGCCAGTGCATGTTTATTGGCGAGTATGTGGGCTCGaaatattataacattatactttACGATCGGCATTGGAACAGgtgaaaatatttgtattactttatatagaaACTTTTAATGCCAGCGTATAAGTTCATAAACAATTTGTTCTTATTGCAGGACTAGGTTTTGGATTGATCTATTTACCTGCGATTGTCAGCGTGACATGCTACTTTGAAAAGTATCGGTCCTTTGCAACGGGAATCGCAGTATGCGGTTCTGGTTTAGGCACATTAATTTTTGCACCTTGCTTAGATTACTTTATAGCGACATACGGATGGCGAGGAGCGATTTTAATTTGTTCTGGAATCGTTCTAAACTGCACCGTTCTTGGAGCGCTTTTTAGGCCCCTTAAAATGGATAAACGAAAAAAGAGAAGTTCTACAGAGGTACAGGATTcttgtatgtattattataagAATTTAATAACAGCATTTACATCGCATAATAAATAGTATCAAACTATACATGAAATCGAATTataaaagataaagaagaaCGAAAGCGCAATTTATACGAAcgcgtatattatatatatgtatattatatgtatgtgaGATCAGATGCGTTGAATAAGATATATAAACATTTCATGTTTTTAAACCAACGGTACCGTATCGTCATAGATCTAGGTTTCAATTTTCAGAAATCTTCACGGAACATGAAAAATAATCCTGAAGAATATTCGAATAATTTATCTAATGAGGAACAAAGTAAAAAGATATACAGTGTGAGTTTTCGAAAGGAAAATAATCATGCTGGTTTAAAGTCCCTGAGTCAACCTGTTTTGATCTCAAATAATGTGATACAAGACAGTTTAGAGAATATTCATAAAGAGCAGTCAgtatttattctatatatatatatatatatatatatatatatatatatctattcgatattaatattttaagcaTTAACATCtattaccattattattattgtaaaagTGCAGAGAGATAAACACAGACATCTTtttcaatatataaaatataaaattttgtaattttctaatacaattattattaacacGTAGTTTTTATTTACAGCCCTAATTTAATGCAAGGATATAGCGAAGAAACCTTTCATATTCATAAGTCCTCTACAAGTTTACCTAATAAAATAGATTATATAAAAGCTGgtaataaagaatttaaaattaGTATTGACAGAAAGCTCAATGCCTTTCAAGAAGATGTAACCATTTCTCTGTTAAAAGATCcagtatttatattatttactttCTCTAATTTCTGCACCAGTATTGGATTTTATGTACCATATATCTATGTATTGGTATATATACTtgcttttattaaaaatgttcttaattttttgataacagaaactatttaatttgtttataaaCGACTTTTGTTTaacatatttttacaaaaactGTGTATTGTAAAAGTTATAATTCTTAATATATTTATGATTATGCTatatttcatgaaaatattGATTATAGCCTCAAGCTGAAGAACGAGGGATTAATAAAAAGGATGCAAGTTATCTTCTTGCAATAATCGGAATTGCTAATACAGTTGGTCGTATAATCTTAGGATATGTTTCAGACAAGCCATGGGTTAATCgactattaatatataatttatgtcTTACTATATGTGGCATTTGTAAGTATtacttttgttattatttataaaatttaatcaaaccTCTTAAATTATATTAAGAGATTAATATCTAATTGAAAATCGTGCATGATGTTTAATCTTTGTGTATTTTTCCAGCTACAACTCTTAGTGCATTCTGCACATCTTTTGCCTCATTCACACTTTATTCCTCTATATTTGGATTCACGTCTGGCGCTTATGTTGGTCTTACATCTGTGATTTTAGTAGATTTATTGGGTTTAAATCGTCTCACCAATGCTTTTGGACAGCTTTTACTATTTCAAGGTTTCGCATCACTTTTAGGACCACCCATTGCAGGTGTGTCTACAATGTTTTAAGTCATAAGTTTTATTTTCTTAACCTttttataattcataattttagGATGGTTATATGATGTACTTCAATCTTATGATCCTGGATTTTTCACTGCTGGTGGTATGATAACTATTAGtggattaattttattttttatacctACAATTCAacaaaaaattcataaaaatgtaaatactcaaagaactaaaaatataataaataattaatttgtccaaaataattattgctttcttataattattaataaatgttttGCCATTTAATTTATCTATACTTCTAACTACAGAATGAATACTATGATGCAAATATATGATCTAATAAacttgaaatttattaaatataaaattgctgGGTAATTTCACATCACTTTATTTTGTTAAACTTTGAAGAACTTGCAGTACATCATCTGTTATTTGTGCATGTAAAAATTCACGTATTTTTCCTACTGTTTCAGTTTTTAAGCTAACATTGTTATCTACCAGCTGATTTATTACCTAAAAAGATAATACAacaaaattgtaattattaagttattacttatgttttttattacatatattccACTACT harbors:
- the LOC117158345 gene encoding monocarboxylate transporter 5-like, translating into MAHATASSSAEANRQDKKNASENIACTSMDYSVPSATKQPLPPDGGWGYIVVLASFLIHVIADGVTYSFGVFYLELLYYFEEGKGATAWIASILVGVTLCSGPISSLFVNKFGCRAVTIAGSILASACLLASMWARNIITLYFTIGIGTGLGFGLIYLPAIVSVTCYFEKYRSFATGIAVCGSGLGTLIFAPCLDYFIATYGWRGAILICSGIVLNCTVLGALFRPLKMDKRKKRSSTEKSSRNMKNNPEEYSNNLSNEEQSKKIYSVSFRKENNHAGLKSLSQPVLISNNVIQDSLENIHKEHPNLMQGYSEETFHIHKSSTSLPNKIDYIKAGNKEFKISIDRKLNAFQEDVTISLLKDPVFILFTFSNFCTSIGFYVPYIYVLPQAEERGINKKDASYLLAIIGIANTVGRIILGYVSDKPWVNRLLIYNLCLTICGISTTLSAFCTSFASFTLYSSIFGFTSGAYVGLTSVILVDLLGLNRLTNAFGQLLLFQGFASLLGPPIAGWLYDVLQSYDPGFFTAGGMITISGLILFFIPTIQQKIHKNVNTQRTKNIINN